One segment of Acropora muricata isolate sample 2 chromosome 8, ASM3666990v1, whole genome shotgun sequence DNA contains the following:
- the LOC136926605 gene encoding neurogenic locus notch homolog protein 2-like, with amino-acid sequence MKFTFGDSKKFANVHIFEAIKKEPDARVVEISGEKMAPSPTSPPPGGVPPLYIAMFCILFFIVGVMVKVKKMDAKLWRRTKKKDPVEEEVSLRSTSEGSEIEENSASVDGESSRSGFTPPREAKQAKHDDKGEDSRQWTTLHYQVADMTVRGCQLALTPPQEGSAERGASAIDVDAKGPGGLTALHLAACRGTYGDGSSLEDDKDSDDCGAAMVSDLLNLGAKCEAKTDKTEETPLHLAARNLRADVAKRLLDSGADANSRDRLGRTPLHLAIGADAQGVCQILLRNRGTDVEARMEDGTSPLILAARHDLPGLVRQLFKAGSKVNGADNQGRTALHWAASVNSLEVTKELLRNGAKKDAQDKKGQTPLFLGCREGSNQTVRHLLVNYANHKLADNMDRTPEDIAKQRHHHGIVELLTDWSLGCNSPKAVPAPTSPPEGHQSPLTSKASPPATSPPAVEILTGSGPPMVARFQAARPKTTAVSRSQGAPRQRSNAQGNNSNAKRKRKKARNDEESYSAMTSVTKLSPTTSLSPIANHPVTSCATGPRFSPSCVPMANGLSPLGSVGISPADSTTFSPVRGGPNPLDLQEPPSPLEILSPEDLKDLEIDVWDGLNNIVPFDDPTDMSLFGFPPSTVTTGNLDVMDHIVSTTSDCMYLPNNAPPVRPVDPPQGQRLYSVHSTPDLNLLQHDSWPIVFNGRTCSSAQKAPPTPSQLASYHALTNSNMYAGGNYLLHQPPQLQDPLYVTAGQPTPTAFLRGGYDCVSPQEPLSFPTPSPDPPGQWSS; translated from the exons atgaaattcacttttggagactctaagaagttcgctaatgttcatatttttgaagctatcaagaaagaacCCGATGCTCGTGTGGtggagatctcgg GGGAAAAGATGGCGCCCTCTCCAACATCTCCACCACCCGGAGGAGTGCCACCACTCTACATTGCCATGTTTTGTATTCTGTTTTTCATCGTAGGTGTGATGGTGAAAGTCAAGAAGATGGACGCCAAATTATGGCGGCGCACCAAAAAGAAGGACCCGGTAGAAGAGGAAGTCTCTCTAAG GTCAACAAGTGAAGGTTCAGAAATTGAGGAAAATAGCGCCAGCGTCGATGGTGAGAGCAGCCGATCGGGCTTTACACCACCCAGGGAAGCCAAACAAGCAAAACACGATGATAAGGGAGAAGACTCGCGTCAGTGGACGACGCTACATTATCAAGTTGCAGACATGACGGTAAGAGGCTGCCAGCTGGCTCTAACCCCACCCCAGGAGGGAAGCGCCGAGCGAGGGGCTTCAGCCATCGACGTTGATGCGAAAGGCCCTGGTGGCTTGACAGCCTTACACCTGGCCGCTTGCCGTGGGACCTATGGTGATGGAAGTAGCCTGGAAGATGATAAAGACAGTGATGATTGCGGGGCGGCTATGGTATCCGACCTGCTGAATCTCGGGGCAAAGTGTGAGGCAAAAACGGACAAAACAGAGGAGACCCCTTTACATTTAGCTGCGCGCAACTTAAGAGCTGATGTGGCCAAGCGCCTTTTGGATTCTGGTGCAGACGCGAATTCACGTGACCGACTAGGCAGAACGCCTCTTCACCTTGCGATAGGGGCTGATGCACAGGGCGTTTGCCAG ATCTTACTGAGAAATCGTGGAACTGACGTCGAAGCACGAATGGAGGATGGCACCTCTCCTTTAATTCTGGCTGCAAGGCACGACTTGCCTGGGCTGGTGCGGCAACTCTTTAAAGCGGGAAGCAAAGTCAACGGTGCAGACAATCAAG GTCGAACAGCTCTACACTGGGCAGCCTCAGTTAATAGTTTGGAAGTAACTAAAGAACTGTTGCGGAATGGTGCCAAAAAGGATGCGCAAGATAAAAAG GGTCAAACACCATTGTTCCTGGGCTGCAGAGAGGGAAGCAACCAGACTGTGCGTCATTTGTTGGTGAATTACGCCAACCACAAACTCGCGGATAATATGGATAGGACACCGGAGGATATCGCGAAACAAAGGCATCATCATGGCATTGTGGAGTTACTCACAGACTGGTCGCTTGGTTGCAACTCTCCCAAGGCCGTTCCAGCGCCGACATCACCCCCAGAGGGGCACCAATCGCCCCTTACAAGCAAGGCCTCGCCTCCCGCTACATCTCCTCCTGCGGTTGAGATTCTTACTGGTAGTGGGCCTCCGATGGTGGCTCGTTTCCAGGCAGCGCGTCCAAAGACAACGGCAGTAAGCAGATCGCAAGGGGCGCCACGTCAAAGATCCAACGCTCAGGGAAATAACAGTAATGCTAAACGAAAGAGGAAGAAAGCAAGGAATGACGAAGAAAGTTATTCAGCTATGACTTCAGTCACTAAGTTATCGCCAACGACATCTTTATCGCCTATTGCCAATCACCCGGTGACGTCTTGTGCTACTGGGCCACGTTTTTCGCCGAGCTGCGTGCCAATGGCAAACGGATTGTCTCCCTTGGGAAGCGTTGGCATTTCCCCCGCCGATTCGACAACGTTTTCGCCCGTTCGTGGAGGGCCTAATCCGCTTGATTTGCAAGAGCCCCCGTCGCCGCTTGAAATTTTATCTCCAGAGGACCTGAAAGATTTAGAGATTGATGTTTGGGATGGTCTGAATAATATCGTTCCGTTTGATGATCCTACGGACATGTCTTTGTTTGGCTTTCCGCCCAGCACTGTTACTACAGGCAACTTGGATGTAATGGATCATATTGTATCGACCACCTCAGACTGTATGTACCTCCCAAATAATGCGCCTCCGGTAAGGCCCGTTGACCCGCCACAGGGTCAAAGACTCTATTCAGTTCATAGCACGCCGGATTTGAATTTATTACAGCATGATTCTTGGCCTATCGTATTTAATGGCAGAACTTGTAGCTCGGCCCAGAAGGCGCCCCCTACGCCTTCGCAATTGGCCTCGTATCATGCCCTTACGAACTCCAATATGTATGCGGGCGGAAATTACTTGTTACACCAGCCTCCGCAGTTACAAGACCCACTCTACGTCACAGCCGGGCAGCCAACTCCTACGGCTTTCCTGCGTGGTGGGTATGACTGTGTATCGCCTCAAGAGCCACTATCattccccaccccctcccctgACCCGCCTGGTCAGTGGTCGTCATGA
- the LOC136925424 gene encoding piggyBac transposable element-derived protein 4-like codes for MATSTIAPVTDFEVESAVEVEFVDEDDLPLSCFHSGNNFLEHPESDEEVDSDFLSESGGSEADEEGESEDDGELETDELIWTEELTPRIDVDFNQAVGMALDPASLNSSKDFFELFFTDQVWQLLATQTNLYAEQRRGAEESSVWYPVSVEEMKAWLALYLCMGIVKELFNKPNIKSYWSTDPILSTPFFPAIMSRTRFVQILRYLHFVDNNLAPRPDSPDYNKLYKIQPFLDLVVPRFRAVYHPERELAVDETLIKFKGRVHFRQFIPSKPGRFGIKAFTLAESTSGYVLGSKVYTGKEAGVVQKDLGKKAVMSLMEPFVDKGYYLFMDNYYTSVGLFEELEERSTLACGTVRSNRVDLPREICNLKSRPGLLEAWLVLTSVKYHGNL; via the exons ATGGCGACTTCGACGATAGCTCCAGTAACAGATTTTGAAGTCGAAAGCGCCGTTGAAGTTGAGTTCGTCGATGAGGATGACCTTCCTCTGTCTTGTTTTCATTCGGGGAATAATTTCCTTGAGCATCCAGAGTCGGATGAAGAAGTGGACTCCGACTTTTTGTCTGAATCAGGTGGTAGTGAGGCAGATGAAGAAGGGGAAAGCGAGGATGATGGAGAGCTGGAGACGGACGAATTGATTTGGACCGAAGAATTAACCCCAAGAATTGATGTTGACTTTAATCAAGCTGTTGGAATGGCTTTGGATCCTGCATCATTAAACTCAAGTAAAGACTTTTTTGAGCTATTTTTTACAGATCAGGTATGGCAACTGTTGGCCACTCAGACTAATTTGTATGCGGAACAGAGGAGAGGAGCTGAAGAAAGTTCAGTTTGGTACCCAGTTTCTGttgaagaaatgaaagcttGGCTGGCTCTTTATTTGTGCATGGGTATTGTTAAAGA ACTCTTTAATAAGCCAAATATTAAATCCTACTGGAGCACTGACCCAATACTGTCTACCCCGTTCTTCCCTGCCATTATGTCAAGAACAAGGTTTGTTCAGATTTTACGTTACCTTCATTTTGTTGATAACAACCTTGCCCCCAGACCTGACTCACCAGACTACAACAAACTATACAAAATTCAACCCTTTCTTGATCTTGTGGTACCAAGATTTAGAGCAGTTTACCACCCTGAGAGGGAACTTGCTGTTGATGAGACTCTGATAAAATTCAAAGGCAGAGTTCATTTTAGGCAGTTTATCCCAAGCAAGCCTGGCAGGTTTGGAATAAAGGCTTTTACTCTTGCTGAGTCAACCAGTGGTTATGTGTTAGGGAGTAAAGTCTACACTGGGAAGGAGGCCGGAGTTGTCCAGAAAGATCTAGGGAAAAAAGCTGTGATGTCTTTGATGGAACCTTTTGTGGACAAGGGATATTATCTTTTCATGGACAATTATTATACTTCTGTTGGTTTGTTTGAGGAGTTAGAAGAGAGGTCCACCCTTGCTTGTGGGACTGTAAGGTCTAACAGAGTAGATCTTCCTAGAGAGATCTGCAATTTAAAGtccaggcccgggttgctcgaagcatggttagtgctaaccagcgttaaataccatggaaacctatag